A stretch of Rhodoferax potami DNA encodes these proteins:
- a CDS encoding glutamine synthetase family protein yields MTENKNMNFNDLEQWLNERRVTEVECLVPDLTGVARGKILPRAKFTEDRGMRLPQAIVAMGVTGEFPESGPYYDVIDPTDKDMQLRPDPSSVRIVPWATDPTAQVIHDCFDHEGKLVPFAPRSVLRRVLDLYAAEGLQPIVAPELEFYLTARNTDPNTLLRAPVGRSGRAETSRQAYSIDAVNEFDPLFEEIYDYSDKMELNVDTLIHEVGAGQMEINFFHNKPLGLADEVFFFKRTVREAALRHDMYATFMAKPIAGEPGSAMHVHQSLVDVESGKNVFSNEDGTPSEAFMHYIGGLQRYIPAAMVLVAPYVNSYRRLSRNTAAPINIEWGYDNRTVGIRSPISSPAARRVENRVIGADANPYVAMAMTLACGYLGLKNKIKPKPEMRGDAYLSPYALPRSLGEALDWLRKETDLHEVLGKEFVTVYSEIKELEFDEFMKVISPWEREHLLLHV; encoded by the coding sequence ATGACGGAAAACAAAAACATGAATTTCAACGATCTGGAGCAATGGCTCAACGAGCGCCGGGTCACGGAGGTGGAGTGTTTGGTGCCCGACTTGACCGGAGTCGCTCGCGGAAAAATCCTGCCACGCGCCAAGTTCACCGAAGACCGTGGCATGCGGCTTCCGCAAGCGATTGTGGCCATGGGGGTGACAGGGGAGTTTCCTGAAAGTGGCCCGTATTACGACGTCATTGACCCCACCGACAAAGACATGCAGCTGAGGCCCGATCCGTCTTCGGTGCGTATCGTCCCGTGGGCTACAGATCCTACGGCTCAGGTCATTCACGACTGCTTTGACCATGAAGGCAAGCTGGTGCCTTTTGCGCCTCGCAGCGTGTTGCGCCGGGTCCTGGATCTTTACGCCGCGGAGGGGCTTCAGCCGATCGTGGCTCCCGAGTTGGAGTTTTACCTTACCGCTCGTAACACCGATCCCAACACCCTGTTGCGTGCACCGGTGGGCCGCAGCGGTCGGGCAGAGACCTCCCGCCAGGCCTACAGCATCGATGCGGTGAACGAGTTTGACCCCTTGTTTGAAGAAATCTACGACTACTCCGACAAGATGGAGCTCAACGTGGACACGCTGATCCACGAGGTCGGGGCAGGGCAGATGGAGATCAACTTCTTCCACAATAAGCCGCTGGGCTTGGCGGATGAGGTGTTTTTCTTCAAGCGCACGGTGCGCGAGGCTGCACTGCGCCATGACATGTACGCCACCTTTATGGCCAAGCCAATTGCAGGCGAACCCGGCAGTGCCATGCACGTGCACCAGAGCTTGGTGGATGTGGAGTCGGGCAAGAATGTGTTCAGCAATGAAGATGGCACGCCGTCCGAAGCCTTTATGCACTACATCGGCGGATTACAGCGCTACATTCCGGCCGCCATGGTGTTGGTGGCACCGTATGTGAACAGCTATCGGCGCCTGTCTCGCAACACGGCGGCACCTATCAATATCGAGTGGGGCTATGACAACCGCACGGTTGGTATCCGTTCGCCCATCTCCTCGCCGGCAGCCCGCCGGGTAGAAAACCGGGTGATCGGCGCCGATGCCAACCCCTACGTGGCGATGGCCATGACCTTGGCGTGTGGCTACCTCGGCCTGAAGAACAAAATCAAACCCAAGCCGGAAATGCGGGGGGATGCCTATTTGTCTCCGTATGCCTTGCCTCGGAGCCTCGGGGAGGCGCTGGATTGGTTGCGCAAAGAAACCGATTTGCATGAGGTCTTGGGCAAAGAGTTTGTCACTGTCTACTCAGAAATCAAGGAGCTGGAGTTTGACGAGTTCATGAAGGTGATTTCGCCTTGGGAGCGCGAGCACTTGTTGCTCCACGTGTAA
- a CDS encoding aspartate aminotransferase family protein translates to MNASIDTAHIQALDSAHFLHPFTDFKDLQGRGARVISHADGIYVWDSEGHRILDGMSGLWCVNAGYGRRELADAAHQQMMTLPYYNSFFQTTNVPAVQLAAKLASLAPDVGDRSFQHVFYSSSGSESNDSNVRMVRRYWDLLGQPQRKVIISRLNAYHGSTMAGASLGGMSGMHAQGDLPIPNITHIGQPYFFENGLPGESAEEFGVRAAGWLEEKILSVGPDKVAAFIAEPVQGAGGVIIPPDSYWPEIQRIVDKYGILLISDEVICAFGRLGHWFGYEKFGYKPDLVTFAKAITSGYIPLGGVMVGNRVAKVLIEQGGEFNHGYTYSGHPVACAVGLANVALMEREQLPQRVHSDIGAYFAQRFAELNEHPLVTAAETCGFVAGMVLIKDKRAGTRFAEQDAVGMVCRAHCFRSGLVTRAVGDRMIIAPPLTMSRADIDEMMRLIYLALDLTHAELRAKGLA, encoded by the coding sequence ATGAACGCATCCATCGATACCGCACACATTCAGGCGCTCGACAGCGCGCACTTTTTGCATCCGTTTACCGACTTTAAAGACCTGCAGGGCCGCGGTGCCCGGGTCATCAGCCATGCGGATGGCATTTATGTTTGGGACTCCGAAGGTCACCGCATCTTGGACGGCATGAGTGGTTTGTGGTGCGTGAATGCCGGATACGGGCGCCGCGAGCTGGCAGATGCAGCCCATCAACAAATGATGACGCTGCCCTACTACAACAGCTTTTTCCAGACGACCAATGTGCCTGCCGTGCAACTGGCCGCCAAATTGGCGTCTTTGGCGCCGGATGTGGGCGACCGTAGTTTTCAGCATGTCTTTTACTCGTCAAGCGGCAGTGAAAGCAATGATTCGAATGTGCGCATGGTGCGTCGCTATTGGGATTTGTTGGGGCAGCCCCAGCGCAAGGTCATCATCAGCCGCCTCAATGCTTACCACGGCAGCACGATGGCGGGCGCCTCTTTGGGGGGCATGAGTGGAATGCACGCGCAGGGCGACTTGCCGATTCCCAACATCACCCACATCGGACAGCCTTATTTCTTCGAGAACGGCTTGCCCGGCGAGTCGGCCGAGGAGTTCGGGGTGCGGGCAGCGGGGTGGCTCGAGGAAAAAATTCTGTCCGTGGGCCCCGACAAGGTCGCGGCATTTATTGCAGAGCCTGTGCAGGGCGCGGGCGGCGTGATTATTCCGCCGGACAGCTATTGGCCTGAGATCCAGCGGATTGTGGATAAATACGGCATCTTGCTGATCAGTGACGAAGTAATTTGTGCGTTCGGTCGTTTAGGGCACTGGTTCGGGTACGAGAAATTTGGCTACAAGCCCGACTTGGTCACTTTTGCCAAAGCCATCACTAGCGGATATATCCCCCTGGGCGGCGTGATGGTGGGCAACCGTGTCGCCAAGGTCCTGATTGAACAAGGTGGTGAGTTCAACCATGGCTACACTTATAGCGGCCACCCCGTGGCGTGCGCTGTAGGGCTAGCCAACGTCGCCTTGATGGAGCGTGAGCAGCTCCCTCAAAGGGTGCATAGCGATATAGGGGCGTACTTTGCGCAGCGCTTTGCAGAGCTTAACGAGCATCCCTTGGTCACCGCTGCCGAAACCTGTGGATTCGTAGCTGGCATGGTGCTGATCAAAGACAAGCGCGCGGGTACCCGGTTTGCTGAGCAAGATGCGGTGGGTATGGTGTGCCGGGCCCATTGCTTCCGCAGTGGATTGGTGACGCGCGCAGTCGGTGACCGGATGATCATTGCCCCGCCGCTGACCATGTCCCGCGCTGACATTGATGAAATGATGCGCTTGATTTATTTGGCATTGGACCTTACCCACGCGGAACTGAGGGCCAAAGGGCTGGCATAG
- a CDS encoding extracellular solute-binding protein codes for MNKYLCTFALSALVLAACGKKEEAPAAAATPAPVASAPAEPVNTEEKVLNIYNWPDYIPEGMIAAFEKETGIKVNYDTFETNEALHAKLVAGNTGYDLVVPGTVFAKPQIEGGLLQPLDKSKIKNLANLDPALMATMTKADPDNKHLVPWAWSFTTVGINKTKVEKALGGMPMPENAWDLVFNPKYTAKLKSCGIAYLDSPTEILPVALHYIGKDAYSNSADDYKEAGAMLAKVRKDVRLFSSTMIDDLAGGKACASIGWAGDINIAAVRAKENGSKDVIEAMLPSTGALIFIDAMGLTKDAKHPNNAHAFIDFYLRAESGASMTNEMNYNTGNKASVEKIKPEMTANKSIFVEADYFSKMIPPSSFTNEARESMANAYNAFKKGK; via the coding sequence ATGAATAAGTACCTTTGCACGTTTGCGCTCTCTGCGCTGGTTTTGGCCGCATGCGGCAAAAAAGAGGAAGCACCCGCGGCTGCCGCAACACCTGCGCCTGTGGCGAGTGCCCCGGCTGAGCCGGTGAACACCGAAGAAAAGGTACTGAATATTTACAACTGGCCGGACTACATTCCCGAAGGAATGATCGCCGCCTTTGAGAAAGAAACCGGTATCAAGGTTAACTACGACACCTTTGAGACCAACGAAGCGCTGCATGCAAAACTGGTGGCAGGCAACACAGGATACGACTTGGTGGTGCCCGGCACCGTTTTCGCCAAGCCACAAATTGAAGGCGGCTTGCTGCAGCCCCTGGACAAATCAAAGATCAAAAACTTGGCCAATCTGGATCCGGCCCTGATGGCCACCATGACCAAGGCAGATCCGGATAACAAGCACCTCGTGCCGTGGGCTTGGAGCTTTACCACCGTGGGTATCAACAAGACCAAAGTCGAGAAAGCCTTGGGAGGCATGCCCATGCCCGAAAACGCGTGGGATCTGGTATTCAACCCTAAATACACTGCCAAGCTGAAGTCTTGCGGTATTGCTTACCTTGATTCACCCACTGAAATTCTGCCTGTGGCCTTGCATTACATCGGTAAAGACGCGTATTCCAATAGCGCCGATGACTACAAAGAAGCAGGCGCCATGTTGGCGAAAGTCCGCAAAGACGTGCGTTTGTTCAGCTCTACCATGATTGACGATCTCGCAGGCGGCAAGGCTTGTGCATCCATCGGCTGGGCTGGCGACATCAACATTGCAGCAGTTCGCGCCAAGGAGAACGGCTCCAAAGACGTGATCGAAGCGATGTTGCCCAGCACAGGCGCTCTGATTTTCATTGATGCGATGGGACTGACCAAGGACGCCAAGCACCCTAACAATGCCCACGCATTCATTGACTTCTATCTTCGCGCTGAGAGCGGTGCATCCATGACCAATGAGATGAACTACAACACCGGCAACAAGGCTTCGGTTGAGAAAATCAAACCAGAGATGACTGCCAACAAGAGCATTTTTGTCGAGGCAGATTACTTCTCCAAAATGATCCCACCAAGCAGCTTCACCAACGAAGCTCGTGAATCAATGGCGAACGCCTACAACGCGTTCAAAAAAGGTAAGTAA
- a CDS encoding ABC transporter ATP-binding protein, which produces MAVQPDKVGYLVTEKLVKRFDEAVAVDEVSLSIAQGEIFALLGSSGCGKSTLLRMLAGFESPTSGRILLGGQDVAKLAPYDRPINMMFQSYALFPHLDIWENVAFGLKREGLPKDEIKQRVGEMLDLVQLGAYAKRKPHQLSGGQQQRVALARSLAKRPKLLLLDEPLGALDKKLREQTQFELVNIIEKVGVTCVMVTHDQEEAMTMASRIAVMSKGRVLQVGTPEEVYEHPANRFVAGFIGNVNVFEGRLSVDEVDRCAAVTGIGEIQVGHGVSGTLNMPVGIAVRPEKIEISKTRPPVNVNVFTGKVKEIAYFGSYNTFIVVATDGTRVKITEANTSRQDLSDITWEDDVFFWWGDRSGIVLRD; this is translated from the coding sequence ATGGCAGTGCAACCCGACAAAGTGGGATATCTTGTCACCGAGAAACTGGTAAAGCGCTTTGACGAAGCTGTTGCTGTCGACGAAGTCTCGCTATCCATCGCCCAAGGTGAAATCTTTGCCCTCTTGGGGAGCTCGGGCTGTGGCAAATCGACCTTGCTGCGCATGTTGGCTGGTTTTGAGTCGCCTACCTCGGGGCGCATCCTGCTCGGTGGGCAAGATGTCGCCAAGTTGGCACCCTATGACCGGCCGATCAACATGATGTTTCAGAGCTACGCGTTGTTTCCCCACTTGGATATCTGGGAGAACGTCGCTTTCGGTTTGAAGCGGGAAGGCTTGCCCAAAGATGAAATCAAGCAGCGTGTAGGCGAGATGCTGGATTTGGTTCAGCTGGGCGCCTATGCCAAGCGCAAGCCCCACCAACTGTCAGGCGGGCAGCAGCAGCGGGTGGCGTTGGCGCGCAGTTTGGCCAAGCGACCCAAACTGTTGTTGTTGGATGAACCCTTGGGCGCGCTCGACAAAAAGCTGCGCGAGCAAACCCAATTCGAGTTGGTCAACATCATCGAAAAGGTGGGCGTTACGTGTGTCATGGTGACCCATGACCAGGAGGAGGCCATGACCATGGCAAGCCGGATTGCGGTAATGAGCAAAGGCCGTGTCCTGCAAGTGGGGACGCCTGAAGAAGTCTATGAACATCCGGCCAACCGGTTTGTAGCGGGTTTTATTGGCAATGTGAATGTGTTTGAAGGTCGCCTCAGCGTAGACGAAGTTGACCGCTGTGCCGCAGTCACCGGTATCGGCGAGATACAAGTCGGCCATGGTGTGAGCGGCACGCTCAACATGCCGGTCGGCATCGCTGTGCGGCCTGAAAAAATAGAAATCAGCAAGACGCGCCCGCCTGTCAATGTAAACGTGTTCACCGGGAAGGTGAAAGAGATCGCTTATTTCGGCTCGTACAACACCTTCATCGTGGTCGCAACGGACGGAACCCGGGTCAAGATCACCGAGGCCAACACCTCGCGCCAAGACCTGAGTGACATCACCTGGGAGGACGATGTGTTTTTCTGGTGGGGCGATCGTTCCGGCATCGTGTTGCGGGATTGA
- a CDS encoding ABC transporter permease — MLCLLIGYPFAYFIARSKPSVRPALLMMVMLPFWTSFLLRVYAWKGILADQGVINQLLMAVGLTSEPIQMLYTNVSMLVGMTYVYLPFMILPLYANLVKMDFRLLEAAYDLGTSPFKAFWLVTVPLSKAGIVAGFMLVFIPSVGEFVIPSLLGGPENIMIGRVVWDEMFTSNNWPRASALAVVMIGLIVVPLALYYRYTGEAAEPKH, encoded by the coding sequence GTGCTGTGTCTGTTGATTGGCTACCCGTTTGCGTATTTCATCGCCCGTTCCAAGCCGAGTGTGCGGCCCGCGCTGTTGATGATGGTGATGTTGCCGTTTTGGACATCCTTTTTGCTGCGGGTCTACGCATGGAAAGGGATCTTGGCGGATCAGGGGGTCATCAACCAACTGCTGATGGCGGTGGGGCTGACGTCGGAGCCGATTCAGATGCTCTATACCAATGTGTCGATGTTGGTCGGTATGACCTATGTCTACCTGCCCTTCATGATCTTGCCGCTTTACGCCAACTTGGTGAAGATGGACTTCCGCCTTCTGGAGGCGGCCTACGACTTGGGAACCTCGCCGTTCAAAGCCTTTTGGTTGGTGACGGTGCCATTGTCCAAAGCGGGTATCGTGGCCGGTTTCATGTTGGTGTTCATCCCTTCGGTCGGTGAATTTGTGATTCCCTCGCTCTTGGGTGGGCCAGAGAACATCATGATTGGCCGGGTGGTCTGGGATGAGATGTTCACCAGCAACAACTGGCCCCGTGCCAGCGCCTTGGCCGTTGTGATGATTGGCCTGATTGTGGTGCCGTTGGCTCTGTACTACCGCTACACCGGCGAAGCCGCTGAGCCCAAGCATTAA
- a CDS encoding ABC transporter permease, with protein sequence MKAWIEKHFGKAWLALVYLFLYMPLLFMVVFSFNSTRQDANFTGFSLRWYEALTRDTKIVEGFWLSIQVALVTGVLSAVLGTFAAFVLVRYRRFLGRTAFSGMVNAPLVMPEVVIGLSLLLLMVGAQNVFGWPERGMFTIILGHTLLGMAYGMVVIQSRLLEVNRSLEEAAMDLGARPHEVFFLVTLPNIAQGILAAFLLSFTLSFDDVVISEFLSGPGVNTLPQVIFGYARRGINPTIYAAATLLIVTVTTVIVGYSIWVARQTRKREREIAAASRAVTGALQSPTA encoded by the coding sequence ATGAAAGCCTGGATAGAAAAACATTTCGGCAAAGCTTGGTTGGCTTTGGTGTATCTGTTCCTCTACATGCCGCTGTTGTTTATGGTGGTGTTCTCGTTTAACAGTACCCGTCAGGATGCCAACTTCACGGGATTTTCCCTTCGCTGGTACGAAGCCCTGACGCGGGATACCAAAATTGTGGAAGGGTTTTGGTTGTCCATACAAGTGGCACTGGTCACAGGCGTGCTGTCCGCTGTATTGGGCACTTTTGCCGCATTTGTTCTGGTGCGATACCGCCGCTTTCTCGGCCGTACCGCCTTCTCCGGCATGGTCAACGCACCTTTGGTGATGCCAGAGGTGGTGATCGGTTTGTCGCTTTTGTTGTTGATGGTCGGCGCCCAGAATGTGTTCGGGTGGCCCGAACGCGGCATGTTCACCATTATTTTGGGCCACACCCTGTTGGGAATGGCCTATGGCATGGTGGTGATTCAGTCCCGCTTGCTGGAGGTGAATCGTTCGCTGGAAGAGGCCGCCATGGACTTGGGTGCACGACCCCATGAGGTGTTCTTTCTGGTCACGCTCCCCAACATCGCACAAGGCATTTTGGCGGCCTTTTTGCTGAGCTTTACTTTGTCGTTTGACGATGTGGTGATCTCAGAGTTTCTGTCGGGTCCGGGGGTGAATACCTTGCCTCAGGTCATCTTTGGCTATGCCCGCCGCGGTATCAACCCTACGATCTATGCAGCCGCCACTTTGCTGATCGTTACAGTGACCACTGTGATTGTGGGCTACAGCATCTGGGTGGCACGCCAGACGCGTAAACGTGAGCGTGAGATTGCTGCAGCCTCAAGGGCTGTGACAGGTGCACTGCAGTCGCCCACCGCTTAA
- the glnT gene encoding type III glutamate--ammonia ligase: MHDYPALIGALQAQGIHSLLAQFTDIHGVAKGKLVPVANLKEWVEVGAGFAGPSIWGTGLPRFGPRSEYYGRIIPETIRPLPFMPGVAHAVCDGYAGGVPLETCSRQLLLKAVERLRSRGWTMWVGIEPEFFLLNKRNGRWVIADDGDQLSKPSYDLKSIHRNAAYLDDMRQTLVSLGFDLQQIDHEDATGQYEVNYRFDDALAAADRFMLFKIAAHAVAERHGMVFSGMPKPLAHAPGSGLHFHVSITNAQGEAVFSSEQDALGLSPLGHQFAAGLLAHADALSAICAPTVNSYKRLASSASASGTTWSPVWKSYGNNNRTCLVRTVAGRLEWRLPDPSCNVYVAIAATLLAGLDGIDKALVPPELCDVDLYAVAASGAALPPALPRTLIDALDCLANDTVLAEALGHEFVEQFLVVKRQEWSEFHQAVSDWELNRYADAY; the protein is encoded by the coding sequence ATGCATGATTACCCGGCGCTGATTGGGGCCTTGCAAGCGCAAGGCATTCATTCGCTACTAGCTCAGTTCACAGATATCCACGGGGTCGCCAAAGGCAAGTTGGTACCTGTGGCGAACTTGAAGGAGTGGGTGGAGGTCGGCGCTGGCTTCGCCGGGCCTAGCATCTGGGGTACGGGTTTGCCTCGTTTTGGTCCGCGTAGCGAGTACTACGGGCGCATCATTCCGGAAACCATACGCCCTTTGCCTTTCATGCCCGGAGTGGCGCACGCCGTCTGTGATGGCTATGCCGGCGGCGTTCCGCTGGAAACGTGCTCGCGGCAGTTGCTCCTGAAAGCCGTTGAGCGGCTGCGCTCGCGCGGTTGGACCATGTGGGTTGGCATAGAGCCTGAGTTCTTTTTGCTGAATAAGCGAAATGGCCGTTGGGTGATTGCCGATGACGGCGACCAGTTGTCCAAACCGTCTTACGACCTGAAGTCGATACACCGCAACGCGGCCTATTTGGATGACATGCGCCAGACTTTGGTGAGTTTGGGTTTTGATCTCCAGCAAATCGACCATGAAGATGCGACAGGGCAGTACGAGGTGAACTACCGATTCGACGACGCACTTGCCGCCGCAGATCGATTCATGCTGTTCAAGATCGCGGCCCATGCGGTGGCCGAGCGGCACGGAATGGTGTTTAGCGGCATGCCCAAGCCACTGGCCCACGCACCCGGCAGTGGATTGCATTTTCATGTGAGCATTACCAATGCCCAGGGGGAGGCGGTGTTTAGTAGTGAGCAGGACGCTTTGGGGCTGAGCCCTTTGGGGCACCAGTTTGCAGCTGGTTTGCTGGCGCATGCAGATGCGCTTTCGGCGATTTGCGCACCGACCGTTAACAGTTACAAGCGGTTGGCGAGTAGTGCCAGTGCATCCGGGACGACTTGGTCGCCTGTATGGAAATCCTATGGCAACAACAACCGGACCTGTCTGGTGCGCACAGTGGCGGGGCGCCTGGAATGGCGGCTGCCTGACCCGTCTTGCAATGTGTATGTAGCGATAGCTGCCACTTTATTGGCAGGTCTAGACGGTATCGACAAGGCTTTAGTGCCTCCGGAGCTTTGCGATGTAGATCTTTATGCGGTGGCGGCCAGCGGTGCCGCTTTACCGCCAGCTCTTCCGCGTACCTTGATTGATGCACTTGACTGCTTGGCGAATGACACCGTTTTGGCTGAGGCATTGGGTCATGAGTTCGTCGAGCAGTTTCTGGTCGTCAAGCGGCAGGAGTGGAGCGAGTTTCATCAAGCTGTCAGTGATTGGGAATTAAATCGCTACGCTGATGCGTATTAA
- the aceA gene encoding isocitrate lyase: MPQSIKEQLSREQQIAALEKDWATNPRWKGVKRGYSAADVVRLRGSVQPEYTLAQRGAEKLWEKVNGGAKKGYVNAFGAISAGQAMQQAKAGLEAVYLSGWQVAADGNTSETMYPDQSLYAYDSVPTMVRRINNTFKRADEIQWGRGINPGDKEFIDFFLPIVADAEAGFGGVLNAFELMKNMIASGAAGVHFEDQLAAVKKCGHMGGKVLVPTREAIEKLIAARFAADTMGVPTIILARTDAEAANLITSDYDENDKPFITGERTQEGFYRVKNGLEQSISRGVAYAPYADLVWCETGVPDIGFAREFAQAVHAACPGKLLSYNCSPSFNWKKNLSDSQIASFQEDLSALGYKYQFITLAGIHINWFNTFQFAHAYAQGEGMKHYTEMVQEPEFAAREKGYTFVSHQQEVGVGYFDDVTTVIQGGSSSVKALTGSTEEEQFH, encoded by the coding sequence ATGCCGCAATCCATCAAAGAACAATTGAGCCGCGAACAGCAAATCGCAGCCCTGGAAAAAGACTGGGCGACCAATCCCCGCTGGAAGGGCGTCAAGCGCGGTTACTCCGCTGCAGACGTGGTTCGCTTGCGTGGCAGCGTGCAGCCTGAATACACCTTGGCTCAGCGCGGTGCCGAAAAATTGTGGGAAAAAGTCAACGGTGGCGCCAAGAAGGGCTACGTGAACGCGTTTGGCGCCATCTCTGCAGGCCAGGCCATGCAGCAAGCCAAGGCCGGCTTGGAAGCCGTGTACCTGTCTGGTTGGCAAGTGGCTGCTGACGGCAACACATCCGAGACGATGTACCCCGACCAGTCCTTGTACGCCTACGACTCGGTGCCGACCATGGTGCGTCGCATCAACAACACGTTCAAGCGCGCTGACGAAATCCAATGGGGTCGCGGTATCAACCCCGGCGACAAAGAGTTCATTGATTTCTTCTTGCCAATAGTGGCGGATGCTGAAGCAGGCTTTGGCGGCGTGTTGAACGCTTTTGAGCTGATGAAGAACATGATTGCATCGGGTGCAGCCGGTGTGCACTTCGAAGATCAATTGGCGGCTGTGAAAAAGTGCGGTCACATGGGCGGCAAGGTTCTGGTACCTACCCGCGAAGCGATCGAGAAGCTAATCGCAGCGCGTTTTGCAGCGGACACCATGGGTGTGCCCACGATCATTCTGGCTCGTACGGACGCTGAAGCAGCCAACCTGATCACCAGCGACTACGATGAAAACGATAAGCCGTTCATCACCGGTGAGCGTACGCAAGAAGGCTTCTACCGTGTCAAAAACGGCTTGGAGCAGTCCATCAGCCGTGGTGTTGCATACGCACCGTATGCGGATCTCGTGTGGTGCGAAACCGGCGTGCCTGACATCGGCTTTGCCCGTGAATTTGCCCAAGCGGTTCACGCGGCATGCCCCGGCAAGTTGCTGTCTTACAACTGCTCGCCTTCTTTCAACTGGAAGAAGAACCTCAGCGACAGCCAGATCGCTTCCTTCCAGGAAGACCTGTCCGCACTGGGTTACAAGTATCAGTTCATCACCTTGGCCGGCATTCACATCAACTGGTTCAACACCTTCCAGTTTGCCCACGCTTACGCCCAGGGCGAAGGCATGAAGCACTACACCGAAATGGTGCAAGAGCCTGAATTCGCCGCACGTGAAAAGGGTTACACCTTCGTGTCCCACCAGCAAGAAGTGGGTGTCGGCTACTTTGACGACGTCACCACCGTGATCCAGGGGGGGTCCTCCTCAGTGAAGGCGCTGACTGGTTCCACTGAAGAAGAGCAGTTCCACTAA